Proteins from a genomic interval of Gossypium hirsutum isolate 1008001.06 chromosome A09, Gossypium_hirsutum_v2.1, whole genome shotgun sequence:
- the LOC107888625 gene encoding homeobox-leucine zipper protein HAT7-like, with the protein MAFPPHAFMFQPHEDHHNDHLPSPTSLNFLPSCPPQLFHGGGAPFMMKRSVSFSGVDKSEEVHGDDELSDDGSHLGEKKKRLNLEQVKALEKSFELGNKLEPERKVQLAKALGLQPRQIAIWFQNRRARWKTKQLEKDYDALKKQFEALKADNDALQAQNKKLNAELLALKTKDSNETSCIKKENDCSWSYGSDKNSCDVNLDISRTPLTSSSKHLFPPSVRPTSMTQLLQGSSRPDLQCVKLDQVVQEESFCNMFNGVDEQQAFWPWSEQQSFH; encoded by the exons ATGGCCTTTCCTCCTCATGCTTTCATGTTCCAACCCCATGAAGATCACCACAATGACCACCTTCCTTCCCCTACTTCCCTCAATTTCCTCCCTTCTTGCCCTCCTCAACTCTTCCATG GTGGTGGTGCGCCGTTTATGATGAAGAGATCGGTCTCATTCTCGGGTGTGGACAAATCAGAAGAAGTGCATGGAGATGATGAATTGTCAGATGATGGATCACACCTAGGGGAGAAGAAGAAGAGGCTCAACTTAGAGCAAGTGAAGGCGCTTGAGAAGAGTTTTGAGTTAGGGAACAAGCTTGAACCTGAGAGGAAAGTGCAGTTGGCTAAGGCCTTGGGGCTACAACCCAGGCAGATTGCCATTTGGTTCCAAAACAGGAGGGCTAGGTGGAAAACCAAGCAATTGGAGAAAGATTATGATGCCTTGAAGAAACAGTTTGAAGCTCTCAAGGCTGATAATGATGCCCTTCAAGCTCAAAACAAGAAACTTAATGCTGag TTATTAGCTTTGAAAACCAAAGATTCAAATGAAACCAGTTGCATCAAGAAAGAAAACGACTGTTCATGGAGCTATGGAAGTGACAAAAACAGTTGTGATGTGAACTTAGATATCTCAAGAACACCATTGACGAGCAGTAGTAAACATCTCTTCCCACCATCAGTGAGACCAACAAGCATGACTCAACTCCTTCAAGGTTCATCAAGGCCAGACCTACAATGCGTAAAGCTTGATCAAGTGGTTCAAGAAGAAAGCTTCTGCAATATGTTCAATGGAGTTGATGAACAACAAGCGTTTTGGCCATGGTCTGAACAGCAAAGTTTCCATTGA
- the LOC121205965 gene encoding uncharacterized protein, with protein sequence METRGRARKASRSRDILSALEDRVVTLESSMGDIKERVEDVDDRLHDGLQSMQEQLKEYVTDNMKQLTGRDDAIEAMVVALKGEIAELKGELTIYKVALGNGGLAAAAPKPNIDVPKPKEFKGTRSARDVDNFLWGIEQYFCAKGITEDVTKVTTAAMYLSDVALLWWCRRSTDVRRGGSEIETWEEFRCEFKAQFYPEYAEDEARARLRRLAQQGTVREYVQEFSELMLQISDMGEKEAFFSFMDGLKPWAKQELQRRGVQELTKAMSVAESLAEFGGRKDNSNSSKPRLKGNSGGDKERPTRNGDGKKPWDKRKSGPIKCFHCEGPHMIKDCPKKAALKAMKAKGESDVEDNNLGSILGGVEDRMSHGLMFVDIIVAGRKLNALVDTGASDLFMSEEAACKLGLKIDNEGGRIKTVNSESIPIKGVTKGVDLQLGDWSGKVSIKVIPLDDYDFMVGLSFLDQLKALIAPSSNYMVISDAKHQCMVKVTRKRSFEGKTLSAIQFAKGVRRNEVSYLATLKIEETAEFVSETPKEVGQLLQSFRDVMPAQLPKSLPPKREVDHKIELVSNVVPPARAPYRMSPPELEELRKQLKELLDARFIRPSKSPYGAPVLFQKKHDGSLRMCIDYRALNKITVKDRYPIPLIADLFDQLGSARWFTKLDLRSGYHQVRIVEGDEPKTACVTRKSLEEHVRHLREVFQTLRENELFVKEEKCSFAQQEVSFLGHIVGGGKIRMDKNKIRAISEWEPPTKVTELSSFLGLANYYRHFVKGYSKITTHLTDMLKKGKVWDWSPECEKAFNQLKQEMTREPVLVLPDFTKPYEVFKVWDFYSGDQRVPAEEAARLFLRHVQSGTTNQSPFEIVTGQQPLTPNAVVTHYTGPNPAAYRFAKDWQEKNDLARACLHKASKRSKKWADQNRRDIQFQVGDSVLAKLHLILRYTGLHKGLVRRYERPFKVVKRVGNVAYKLELPPKLKVHPVFHVSMLKPFHEDQEDPNRGKSERAPMGVKVSYDREVENIEADRVIRRKYHRPQHEYLVRWKGLPDSEASWEPAEALWQFQGKIDQFHKEDATRASLEQGREFQAMVVVRILKDLFVCFL encoded by the exons atggagacccgtgggagggctaggaAAGCCAGTCGCTCAAGGGACATATTGTCAGCTTTAGAGGATCGCGTCGTCACTCTCGAGAGTTCAATGGGGGATATCAAGGAGAGGGTTGAAGATGTTGATGATAGGCTCCATGATGGACTGCAGTCCATGCAGGAACAGCTTAAAGAGTATGTGACGGATAATATGAAACAGTTGACTGGTAGAGATGATGCCATTGAGGCTATGGTGGTGGCCTTGAAGGGAGAGATTGcggagctcaagggtgaactcacaatctacaaggTTGCCTTGGGCAATGGTGGGTTAGCGGCTGCCGCACCCAAGCCCAACATTGATGTTCCCAAGCCCAAAGAGTTTAAGGGAACAAGGTCCGCAAGAGATGTGGACAACTTTTTGTGGGGAATCGAGCAATACTtctgtgccaaaggcatcacgGAGGATGTCACTAAGGTAACTACTGCTGCGATGTATTTATCTGACGTTGCTTTATTGTGGTGGTGTCGTAGGTCCActgatgtgagacgtggtgggTCTGAAATCGAAACATGGGAGGAGTTTCGATGTGAGTTCAAagcacagttttacccagagtatGCCGAGGATGAGGCTCGGGCTAGGTTGCGTCGGCTTGCGCAACAAGGCACTGTGAGGGAGTATGTACAGGAGTTTAGCGAGCTTATGCTCCAAATCTCAGATATGGGGGAGAAAGAGGCATTCTTTTCCTTTATGGACGGATTAAAACCGTGGGCGAAGCAAGAGTTGCAGCGCCGAGGAGTTCAAGAACTCACCAAGGCTATGTCAGTAGCAGAATCACTTGCTGAATTTGGTGGGAGGAAAGACAATTCCAATTCTTCTAAACCCAGATTAAAGGGTAATAGTGGGGGAGATAAAGAAAGGCCCACTAGGAACGGCGATGGTAAGAAACCTTGGGACAAGAGAAAGAGTGGGCCTATAAAGTGCTTCCACTGTgagggtccacatatgatcaaggaCTGTCCAAAGAAGGCCGCTCTCAAGGCTATGAAAGCAAAGGGGGAGTCCGATGTGGAGGATAACAACCTTGGATCGATACTAGGGGGTGTCGAAGATAGAATGAGCCATggtttgatgtttgtagacatcattgtGGCCGGCAGAAAATTGAATGCACTCGTTGACACAGGCGCTTCTGATTTATTCATGTCTGAGGAGGCTGCTTGTAAACTGGGCCTCAAGATAGATAATGAAGGGGGTCGGATCAAAACAGTGAACTCGGAAAGTATTCCAATCAAGGGGGTTACAAAGGGAGTGGATCTTCAGCTCGGCGATTGGTCAGGGAAGGtatccattaaggtaataccacttgatgactATGATTTTATGGTGGGACTAAGCTTCCTTGATCAACTTAAAGCTCTTATTGCCCCTTCGAGCAATTACATGGTGATTTCAGATGCGAAACATCAATGCATGGTGAAAGTGACAAGGAAGAGAAGCTTTGAGGGAAAAACACTATCAGCAATTCAATTTGCTAAAGGTGTACGGAGAAATGAAGTCTCATATTTAGCCACCTTGAAGATCGAAGAGACCGCTGAGTTTGTTAGTGAGACCCCGAAAGAAGTGGGACAATTGCTACAATCATTTCGAGATGTAATGCCTGCTCAGTTGCCAAAAAGTTTGCCACCCaagagggaggtggaccacaaaatcgagttagtaTCCAATGTGGTGCCGCCAGCAAGGGCCCCCTATCGTATGTCTCCGCCAGAATTAGAAGAGTTGCGGAAACAATTGAAGGAACTTTTGGATGCGAGATTCATTAGACCATCTAAATCCCCATATGGTGCGCCAGTGTTGTTCCAAAAGAAACACGATGGGTCCttaagaatgtgcatcgattatcgagctCTAAACAAGATCACCGTGAAGGATAGGTATCCTATTCCTCTTATCGCAGATTTGTTCGACCAGCTTGGTAGTgcaagatggtttaccaagttagatttgagatcggggtaTCATCAAGTTCGGATAGTCGAGGGGGACGAACcaaagacagcttgtgtgacacg CAAGTCGCTTGAAGAGCACGTAAGACACTTGAGGGAGGTGTTCcagactttgagggaaaatgaACTGTTCGTCAAGGAGGAGaaatgctcatttgcccaacaagaggtgtcattcttaggccacattgtgggAGGCGGTAAGATCCGAATGGATAAAAATAAGATTCGAGCCATTTCAGAGTGGGAGCCTCCAACCAAGGTAACAGAGTTGAGTTCTTTCCTTGGATTGGCAAATTACTATCGCCACTTTGTCAAAGGCTACTCCAAAATTACCACTCACTTGACGGACATGTTGAAGAAGGGGAAGGTATGGGATTGGAGTCCAGAATGTGAGAAGGCCTTCAACCAATTGAAGCAAGAAATGACGAGGGAGCCCGTACTTGTCTTGCCAGATTTTACGAAGCCTTATGAG gttttcaaagtatgGGACTTTTATTCCGGCGACCAAAGAGTGCCTGCTGAGGAAGCAGCTCGGTTATTCCTTAGACACgtg CAAAGTGGGACCACGAATCAAAGTCCATTTGAAATAGTGACGGGTCAACAGCCACTCACACCCAACGCTGTTGTGACCCATTACACAGGACCAAATCCAGCAGCCTATAGATTCGCAAAAGATTGGCAAGAGAAGAATGACTTGGCTAGAGCTTGtttacacaaggcaagtaagcgtAGCAAGAAGTGGGCCGATCAGAACCGAAGGGATATACAATTTCAAGTGGGTGACTCAGTCCTTGctaaactacacttgattttACGATATACTGGTTTGCACAAGGGTCTTGTGCGAAGGTATGAACGGCCGTTTAAAGTTGTGAAGAGAGTGGGCAATGTGGCCTACAAGCTGGAGTTGCCACCAAAACTTAAAGTACACCCAGTCTTTCATGTAAGCATGCTTAAGCCGTTTCATGAGGATCAAGAAGATCCGAATCGAGGCAAGTCCGAACGAGCACCGATGGGGGTAAAAGTCTCGTATGATCGTGAAGtagaaaacattgaggcagatcGGGTAATTAGACGAAAGTACCACCGACCACAGCATGAGTACTTAGTTCGATGGAAGGGACTTCCTGATAGCGAAGCAAGTTGGGAACCTGCTGAGGCATTGTGGCAGTTCCAAGGGAAGATTGATCAGTTCCATAAGGAGGAtgcgacgagggcgtcgctagaacaa GGAAGAGAGTTCCAGGCTATGGTGGTGGTGAGAATATTGAAAGACCTTTTTGTCTGTTTCCTTTGA
- the LOC107889884 gene encoding probable leucine-rich repeat receptor-like protein kinase At1g35710 has protein sequence METGWWSNYSNISVHHCTWPGVRCSSAGSVIEIDLSGHGLNGSITPQIGALSKLKCLNLSSNNLRGELPSSLGNLAQMAVLDVSYNEILSIPLEIEKMENLVSLNLTRNLIVHLPSAIGLLTNLTHLIMNSNPLRSIIPPQIWNLKKLMTLHLGNCQLYGSIPPNIGKLKSLVNLNLSNNMLVGPIPSSVNNLTNLASLDLYGNQLNGFIPQEIGRLTNLVTLDLSSNMLLGPIPSSLSQLKNLSSLYLSSNKISGPLPPTLGKLSRLESFSLYTNKINGSIPLEIRNLKRLTYLDLGANNLSGEIPSFLGLLPSLSSLYLDSNLFEGFIPLDIGKLKNLTVLYLSYNKLTGSIPSSLLHLPNLMDLTIASNHLEGPIPHEIESLNALKYLNLSDNKLSGPIPSQIGNLSNLRSLILANNNLSGRIPLQISGLSLYELDLSHNIISGDIPSQLNFQNYSQNIFLSHNLLLGVIPSQFGNLTDLSSLDLSWNNLTGTIPEFPFYVGNLNLSFNSLRGQIPDGLLHFAPETFIGNKDLCGSIQGFRPCPSSPNVNRERKQTSEAQSVNCYSGSKFVIFCLDFCVGDIHPIPTI, from the coding sequence ATGGAAACTGGGTGGTGGAGTAACTACAGCAACATAAGTGTTCACCATTGTACATGGCCTGGTGTTAGATGTAGTTCTGCTGGAAGTGTCATCGAGATTGATCTTAGTGGCCATGGTCTAAATGGGAGTATAACACCTCAAATAGGTGCACTTTCGAAACTCAAGTGCCTCAACCTGTCCTCAAATAATCTTAGAGGTGAGTTACCTTCTTCACTTGGAAACCTTGCTCAAATGGCAGTGCTTGATGTTTCTTATAATGAAATTCTTTCCATTCCCTTGGAAATTGAGAAGATGGAGAATCTTGTTTCTCTAAATTTAACGAGGAACCTCATTGTTCATCTGCCTTCAGCTATAGGTCTTTTGACCAATCTCACTCACTTGATTATGAACTCTAATCCATTGCGGAGCATCATCCCTCCCCAAATATGGAACCTAAAAAAGCTAATGACTCTCCATCTCGGAAACTGCCAGCTCTATGGTTCCATTCCACCAAATATTGGAAAGCTGAAGAGTTTGGTTAATCTCAATCTCTCGAACAACATGCTTGTTGGTCCAATCCCATCTTCTGTCAACAACTTAACCAATCTTGCATCGTTGGATCTTTATGGCAACCAACTTAATGGATTCATTCCGCAAGAAATTGGGAGGCTAACGAATTTGGTTACATTAGATCTATCCTCCAATATGCTTTTGGGTCCCATCCCTTCCTCTTTGAGTCAATTAAAGAATCTCAGTTCTCTTTATTTGAGTTCAAACAAAATTTCCGGCCCACTCCCTCCAACTTTGGGTAAGTTATCCAGACTGGAATCGTTCTCTCtttatacaaataaaataaatggttccATCCCATTAGAAATAAGAAATCTTAAGAGGTTGACTTACTTGGATCTTGGTGCCAATAACTTGAGTGGTGAAATCCCTTCGTTTCTAGGTCTTTTACCCAGCTTGAGTAGCTTGTACCTTGACTCAAATCTTTTCGAAGGTTTCATCCCATTAGATATTGGAAAATTAAAGAATCTGACTGTATTGTATCTCTCTTATAACAAACTCACTGGCTCAATCCCTTCATCACTACTTCATTTACCCAATTTAATGGATTTAACCATCGCTTCCAATCATTTGGAGGGTCCCATACCCCATGAAATTGAGAGTTTGAATGCCCTGAAATACTTGAATCTCTCAGACAACAAATTGAGTGGGCCCATTCCATCTCAGATTGGTAATTTGTCAAATTTAAGATCCTTAATTTTGGCAAACAATAACTTGAGTGGAAGGATTCCCCTGCAAATTAGTGGCTTATCTCTATATGAGCTTGATCTAAGCCATAACATCATTAGTGGAGATATACCTTCTCAACTCAATTTCCAAAACTATTCCCAAAACATTTTTCTTAGCCATAACCTTCTCCTAGGAGTGATACCTTCCCAATTTGGGAATTTAACTGATTTAAGCAGCTTAGATCTCAGTTGGAATAATCTAACGGGCACGATTCCCGAATTTCCATTTTATGTGGGGAACCTCAATTTGTCATTTAATTCACTGAGGGGTCAAATTCCAGATGGATTATTGCATTTTGCACCCGAGACATTTATAGGCAACAAGGATTTATGCGGTTCCATTCAAGGCTTCCGTCCTTGCCCTTCATCTCCAAATGTAAACCGAGAAAGAAAGCAAACTAGTGAAGCACAATCTGTCAATTGTTATTCTGGTtccaaatttgttattttttgtctCGACTTTTGTGTTGGTGATATTCATCCTATTCCGACGATATAG